A part of Clostridium novyi genomic DNA contains:
- the addB gene encoding helicase-exonuclease AddAB subunit AddB: MSFRFIYGRAGSGKSRFCIDSIEKELKKDEKKPLILIVPEQFSFQAEKSVVEKIKGTGITKVSVTSFERMAYEVFNEVGGSTRKLMNSSGKLMMIFNIINKLKSDLRIFATAANQEGFTNNISDIITELKRYDITPSELRASLNLIEEDEFLKDKIIDISNIFQEFEESLHKNYIDNEDELTLLCKKLDESERYNGSEIWIDEFSSFTPQQYKIFEKLIKKAKRINVTLCMDYYKEIDSTDVFAPTKNTEQKLIKILEDNGIAIDKPIILNNNNLDRFKDNEEMRFLEENYFKYPYKPYKDKTENVKIIRAVNPYSEIENIAKEIVKITKDTDIRYREIAVISRELDGYEKIVKTIFNEYEIPHFIDKKKEIDDNPLIVLITSVIEISNKRWSYESMFRYLKTGLANIEKEDIDLLENYVLAYGIRGKNKWASIWEYGNEENLEKINDIRVRVSEPLIKFYSKIKGKTNAEEICTAVYNFLCSIEVNETIEKWVCRFKEEGNQQLVKEYSQIWNIVIELLDQVVEVFKEEKLELKDFVKILSLGFKDHKMGLIPPSLDQVLVSAVERVRTHKIKLLYIIGVNDGIFPAISKNEGILSDSDRGYLKKVGVEIAEDTKSKAFEEQYLIYRTLTITEKYLRLCYSIADYEGKALRPSIIITRFKALFPSITEESDNILEEEEKEDIELITREIPTFNTLVSVIRREDEKIKVNPFWSDVYKWYSENPNWKEKVSTVFSAVSYTNAVNDISEEKIRKLYGNRLYLSVSRLEKYAQCPFGYYIKYGLKAKERKLFALTPPDLGTFMHSVIDEFSEAVDKNSLKWYDIEKEWCKKTVSEIVDKKAEESSRGIFSSSPRYKYFTERLKRVLIKTILVIIEHLKRSGFQPIGHEIGFGYEESYPPIEIELSNGEKVKLIGRIDRVDKLDMENKDYYRIIDYKSGNKDFSLSDVYYGLQLQLLTYLDAILTNEEIKKKYPVVPGGVLYLKIDDPIIKGKRNLSDEEIEDEIMKALKMKGLILADEEVVREMDRKIEGNSLIIPARMNKNGTLGKSSVGTEEQFKLLREHVKKSLIKSCESMLKGDIKINPIRSKNANACEYCVYSSICEFDSNFEGNEFKILQEKKDEEVWELLKKEGEEPCQK, from the coding sequence ATGAGTTTTAGATTTATATATGGTAGAGCTGGAAGTGGAAAAAGTAGATTTTGTATAGATTCTATAGAAAAAGAATTGAAAAAAGATGAAAAGAAACCATTAATATTAATAGTACCTGAACAATTTTCATTCCAAGCAGAAAAAAGTGTAGTTGAGAAGATTAAAGGTACAGGAATAACCAAAGTAAGTGTAACTAGTTTTGAGAGAATGGCATATGAAGTATTTAATGAAGTTGGAGGGTCAACTCGTAAGCTTATGAATTCTTCAGGAAAACTTATGATGATTTTTAATATAATAAATAAGTTAAAATCAGATTTAAGAATATTTGCTACAGCAGCAAATCAAGAAGGGTTTACCAATAATATATCAGATATTATAACTGAGCTTAAAAGATATGATATAACACCATCAGAACTTAGAGCTTCTTTAAATCTTATTGAAGAAGATGAATTTTTAAAGGATAAAATAATAGATATAAGCAATATATTCCAAGAGTTTGAGGAAAGTCTTCATAAAAATTATATAGATAATGAGGATGAATTAACTCTATTATGTAAAAAACTTGATGAATCTGAAAGGTATAATGGATCAGAAATTTGGATAGATGAATTTAGTTCATTTACCCCTCAACAATATAAAATTTTTGAAAAGTTAATAAAAAAGGCAAAACGAATAAATGTAACTTTATGTATGGACTATTATAAAGAAATTGATAGTACTGATGTATTTGCACCAACTAAAAACACAGAACAAAAGTTAATAAAAATATTAGAGGACAATGGAATTGCTATTGATAAGCCAATAATATTAAATAATAATAATTTAGATAGATTTAAAGACAATGAGGAAATGAGATTTCTAGAAGAAAACTATTTTAAATACCCATATAAGCCCTACAAAGACAAAACAGAAAATGTAAAAATTATAAGAGCAGTAAATCCTTATTCTGAAATTGAAAACATAGCAAAAGAGATAGTAAAAATAACTAAAGATACTGATATAAGATATAGAGAAATTGCAGTTATAAGTAGAGAATTAGATGGATATGAAAAAATAGTAAAAACTATTTTTAATGAATATGAAATTCCTCATTTTATAGATAAGAAAAAGGAGATCGATGATAATCCTCTTATTGTTCTTATAACCTCTGTTATAGAGATATCTAATAAAAGATGGTCATATGAGTCTATGTTTAGATATTTAAAAACTGGGCTTGCAAACATTGAAAAAGAAGATATAGACTTATTAGAAAATTATGTTTTAGCTTATGGAATACGGGGAAAAAATAAGTGGGCATCTATTTGGGAATACGGAAATGAGGAAAATTTAGAGAAGATAAATGATATAAGGGTGAGAGTATCAGAACCATTAATAAAATTTTATTCTAAAATCAAAGGAAAAACTAATGCAGAGGAAATCTGTACAGCTGTATATAATTTTTTGTGTAGCATAGAAGTAAATGAAACCATTGAAAAGTGGGTTTGTAGATTTAAGGAAGAAGGCAATCAACAACTGGTAAAAGAATATAGTCAAATTTGGAATATAGTAATTGAACTTTTAGATCAAGTAGTTGAGGTTTTTAAAGAAGAAAAATTAGAATTAAAGGATTTTGTAAAAATATTATCATTAGGTTTTAAAGATCATAAAATGGGACTTATTCCCCCCTCCCTTGATCAGGTTTTAGTATCAGCTGTTGAAAGAGTTAGAACTCATAAAATTAAATTACTTTATATAATTGGAGTAAATGATGGTATATTTCCTGCAATATCTAAAAATGAGGGGATTTTATCAGACAGTGATAGAGGATATTTAAAAAAAGTAGGGGTAGAAATTGCAGAGGATACAAAATCAAAGGCTTTTGAAGAACAATATTTGATATATAGAACATTAACTATAACTGAAAAGTATTTAAGACTTTGCTATTCTATAGCGGATTATGAAGGAAAAGCATTAAGACCTTCTATTATAATTACTAGATTTAAAGCTTTATTTCCAAGTATTACAGAAGAAAGTGATAATATTTTAGAGGAAGAAGAAAAAGAAGATATAGAACTTATAACAAGAGAAATTCCTACTTTTAATACTCTAGTATCTGTAATAAGAAGAGAAGATGAAAAAATAAAAGTAAATCCATTTTGGAGTGATGTTTATAAATGGTATAGTGAAAATCCTAATTGGAAAGAAAAAGTTAGCACAGTTTTTTCAGCAGTATCATATACAAATGCTGTTAATGATATAAGTGAAGAAAAGATAAGAAAATTATATGGCAATAGATTGTATTTAAGTGTATCAAGATTAGAAAAATATGCACAATGTCCTTTTGGATACTATATAAAGTATGGATTAAAAGCCAAGGAAAGAAAACTTTTTGCACTGACACCACCAGATTTAGGAACATTTATGCACAGTGTTATCGATGAGTTTTCTGAAGCTGTGGATAAAAATTCTTTGAAATGGTATGACATAGAAAAAGAGTGGTGCAAAAAAACAGTATCTGAAATAGTGGATAAAAAAGCTGAAGAATCTTCAAGGGGAATATTTAGTAGCTCACCTAGATATAAGTATTTTACTGAAAGACTAAAAAGAGTTTTAATTAAGACTATTTTAGTTATTATAGAACATTTAAAAAGAAGTGGATTCCAGCCAATTGGTCACGAAATTGGATTTGGATATGAAGAAAGTTATCCGCCTATAGAAATAGAACTTTCAAATGGGGAAAAAGTTAAATTAATAGGTAGAATAGATAGAGTAGATAAGTTGGATATGGAAAATAAAGACTATTACAGAATAATTGATTATAAATCAGGTAATAAAGATTTTAGTTTATCAGATGTATATTATGGACTTCAACTTCAATTATTAACATATCTAGATGCAATACTTACTAATGAAGAAATAAAAAAGAAATATCCCGTAGTACCAGGTGGAGTTTTATATTTAAAAATAGATGATCCTATAATTAAAGGAAAAAGAAATCTTTCAGATGAAGAAATAGAAGATGAGATAATGAAAGCATTGAAAATGAAGGGGCTTATATTAGCAGATGAAGAAGTAGTAAGAGAAATGGACAGGAAAATTGAAGGTAATTCTCTTATAATACCAGCTAGAATGAATAAAAATGGAACTTTGGGAAAGTCATCTGTAGGAACAGAAGAACAATTTAAGCTTTTACGTGAACATGTTAAAAAGAGTTTAATAAAATCTTGTGAAAGTATGTTAAAAGGGGATATTAAGATAAATCCAATTAGAAGTAAGAATGCTAATGCATGCGAATATTGTGTGTACTCTTCTATATGTGAATTTGACAGTAATTTTGAAGGAAATGAATTTAAGATACTTCAAGAAAAAAAAGATGAGGAAGTATGGGAAT
- the asnS gene encoding asparagine--tRNA ligase, protein METVLVKQLYRETEKFQGKEVKISGWVRTLRASNKFGFIEVNDGSFFKNIQVVFGAELENFKEISKYAISSSISVEGEVVITEGAKQPFEIHAKKVVLEGKSDADYPLQKKRHTFEYLRSIAHLRPRSNAFSAVFRVRSLAAYAIHKFFQDQGFVYVHTPIITGSDCEGAGEMFRVTTLDMDNLPKDEQGNIDYKEDFFGKQSNLTVSGQLEAEIYALAFRNVYTFGPTFRAENSNTARHASEFWMIEPEMAFAELKDYMDVAEEMVKYIINYVRENAPEEMEFFNKFIDKGLLERLDNVVNSDFARISYTEAVEMLQKSGAQFEYPVEWGIDLQTEHERYLTEEIYKKPVFVTDYPKDIKAFYMRMNDDNKTVAAADLLVPGIGEIIGGSQREERLDLLEARMAELGLNKEDYWWYLELRKYGETKHAGYGLGFERMIMYLTGMSNIRDVLPFPRTPGVAEF, encoded by the coding sequence ATGGAAACAGTATTAGTTAAACAACTTTACAGAGAAACAGAAAAATTTCAAGGAAAAGAAGTAAAAATTAGTGGATGGGTAAGAACATTGAGAGCTTCAAATAAATTTGGATTTATAGAAGTTAATGACGGAAGCTTCTTTAAAAATATTCAAGTAGTTTTTGGAGCTGAACTTGAAAACTTTAAAGAAATATCAAAGTATGCAATAAGTTCAAGTATAAGTGTAGAAGGAGAAGTTGTAATAACAGAAGGTGCAAAACAACCCTTTGAAATTCATGCTAAGAAAGTAGTATTAGAAGGGAAATCTGATGCAGATTATCCACTTCAAAAGAAAAGACATACTTTTGAATATTTAAGAAGTATAGCTCATTTAAGACCAAGAAGTAATGCTTTTTCAGCTGTATTTAGAGTTCGTTCATTAGCAGCGTATGCAATACATAAATTTTTCCAAGATCAAGGATTTGTTTATGTTCATACACCAATAATAACAGGAAGTGACTGTGAAGGTGCAGGAGAAATGTTTAGAGTAACAACTTTAGATATGGATAATCTTCCAAAGGATGAACAAGGAAATATAGATTACAAAGAAGACTTTTTTGGAAAACAATCAAATCTTACAGTAAGTGGACAGCTGGAAGCTGAAATATATGCTTTAGCATTTAGAAATGTTTATACATTTGGACCTACATTTAGAGCAGAAAACTCTAATACAGCAAGACATGCATCAGAATTCTGGATGATAGAACCAGAAATGGCTTTTGCTGAATTAAAAGATTATATGGATGTAGCAGAAGAAATGGTTAAATATATAATCAATTATGTAAGAGAAAATGCTCCAGAAGAAATGGAATTCTTTAATAAATTTATTGATAAAGGATTATTAGAAAGATTAGACAATGTAGTTAATTCTGATTTTGCAAGAATAAGCTATACAGAAGCTGTAGAAATGCTTCAAAAGTCAGGAGCTCAATTTGAATATCCTGTTGAATGGGGAATAGACCTTCAAACAGAACATGAAAGATATTTAACAGAAGAAATATACAAAAAACCTGTATTTGTAACAGATTATCCAAAGGATATAAAAGCGTTTTATATGAGAATGAATGATGATAATAAAACTGTTGCAGCAGCAGATCTTTTAGTTCCTGGTATTGGAGAAATAATTGGAGGAAGCCAAAGGGAAGAAAGACTTGATCTTCTTGAAGCTAGAATGGCTGAACTTGGACTTAACAAAGAAGATTACTGGTGGTATTTAGAACTTAGAAAATATGGGGAAACTAAGCATGCTGGATATGGTCTTGGATTTGAAAGAATGATAATGTACTTAACAGGTATGAGCAATATAAGAGATGTATTACCATTCCCAAGAACTCCAGGTGTTGCTGAATTTTAA
- a CDS encoding dipeptidase, whose product MDIIDFHCDTISQIYANNCNLLSNDFSVDIKKLQNAHSLAQFFALFVELNPKEDPFDVCCNMLNKFYDEINKNKNTISIARNYNELIKNKSKNKISAFLTIEEGAVLKGNISNLKRFYDKGIRLITLTWNFPNEIGYPNAIAKFRNKGLTPFGIELIHEMNNLNMIIDVSHLSDGGFYDVAKYSKVPFVASHSNSRSITNHPRNLTDDMIKIISEKGGIIGINFFGKFLGGGNFSKIDDMLRHINYIRNIGGIDVLSLGSDFDGIDSILEIPNIANIDKLIYALKLHGFSENDIEKIFYKNALRVIKEVC is encoded by the coding sequence ATGGATATCATTGATTTTCACTGTGATACAATATCCCAAATATATGCTAATAATTGTAACCTACTGAGTAATGATTTTTCTGTTGATATAAAAAAATTACAAAATGCACACTCATTAGCACAATTCTTTGCCTTATTTGTTGAACTTAATCCAAAGGAAGATCCCTTCGATGTATGCTGTAATATGCTTAATAAATTCTATGATGAAATAAATAAAAATAAAAATACTATATCTATTGCTAGGAATTATAATGAATTAATAAAAAATAAATCTAAAAATAAAATATCTGCTTTTTTAACCATTGAAGAAGGTGCTGTTCTCAAAGGTAATATTTCCAATTTAAAAAGATTTTATGATAAAGGTATACGGTTGATTACTCTAACTTGGAATTTTCCTAATGAAATTGGATATCCAAATGCTATTGCAAAATTTAGGAATAAAGGGCTTACCCCCTTTGGAATTGAACTTATTCATGAGATGAACAATCTCAATATGATTATTGATGTCTCTCATCTTTCAGATGGAGGCTTTTATGATGTTGCTAAATATTCTAAAGTTCCTTTTGTTGCTTCACATTCAAATTCAAGAAGTATTACAAATCACCCCCGTAATCTTACTGATGATATGATAAAAATAATTTCTGAAAAAGGTGGTATAATCGGAATAAACTTTTTTGGAAAATTTTTAGGTGGTGGTAACTTTAGTAAAATAGACGATATGTTGCGCCATATAAATTACATTAGAAATATTGGTGGCATTGATGTACTTTCCTTAGGTTCAGATTTCGATGGTATCGATTCCATATTAGAAATTCCAAATATAGCTAACATAGATAAACTTATTTATGCATTAAAACTACATGGATTTAGTGAAAATGATATAGAAAAAATCTTTTATAAAAATGCTTTAAGGGTTATAAAAGAAGTTTGTTAA
- a CDS encoding phospho-sugar mutase, with protein sequence MDYMKIYQQWLNNDYIDSKTKEELESIKENKEEIQDRFYKNLEFGTAGLRGKLGAGSNRMNVYNISKVTQGIADFIKEKGQEYMDRGVAIAYDVRHFSKEFSKTAALVLAANGIKSYLFEDIRPTPELSFTIRKLHTAAGIIITASHNPKEYNGYKVYWEDGAQVLSTIADAMTEKINEIKNFKDVKIIDEKEALDKGLLIILGKDIDDDYIEKVKSLSIRDNIDKNIKIVYSPLNGTGNIPVRRVLKERGFTNIIVVPEQENPDPDFSTVGYPNPEDTKAFKYSEALGKKVDADLLIATDPDCDRLAIEVKDSNGEYVPFNGNQTGAILIKYIVEGMNEKGTLPKNGAIVKSIVTGDLGKVIAEKYGVKTFEALTGFKNICGRIPKFESTGEYEFIFGYEESIGYNASTFVRDKDGVSSSMLLCEAAAYYKSIGKTLIDVLNEIFEEYGYYKEKQISLVLEGIEGQQRIERMMKEYRKSYPNEIGTMKLKKCIDFFNGYKDIGASNVLKFYLDDGSWYAVRPSGTEPKIKIYLYTKADTSEKAENNLKVMEDVIISKLNSIK encoded by the coding sequence ATGGATTACATGAAGATATACCAGCAATGGCTTAACAATGATTATATAGACTCAAAAACTAAAGAAGAATTAGAAAGCATAAAAGAAAATAAAGAAGAAATTCAAGATAGATTTTATAAAAATTTAGAATTTGGTACTGCTGGATTAAGAGGAAAACTTGGTGCTGGTAGTAATAGAATGAATGTTTACAACATATCTAAAGTTACTCAAGGTATAGCTGATTTTATAAAAGAAAAAGGTCAAGAATACATGGATAGAGGCGTTGCTATAGCTTACGATGTTAGACATTTTTCAAAAGAATTTTCTAAAACAGCAGCACTTGTACTTGCAGCAAATGGAATAAAATCTTATCTATTTGAAGATATTCGTCCAACACCTGAACTTTCCTTTACTATTAGAAAACTACACACTGCTGCTGGAATTATTATTACAGCAAGTCATAATCCTAAAGAATATAATGGTTATAAAGTTTACTGGGAAGATGGAGCACAAGTTCTTTCAACCATAGCTGATGCAATGACTGAAAAAATAAATGAAATTAAAAATTTTAAAGATGTTAAAATTATAGATGAAAAAGAAGCTCTAGATAAAGGACTTTTGATTATATTAGGTAAAGATATAGATGATGATTACATTGAAAAAGTTAAATCTTTAAGCATAAGAGATAACATTGATAAAAATATTAAAATAGTTTACTCCCCTCTTAACGGAACCGGAAATATACCTGTAAGACGTGTTTTAAAAGAAAGAGGTTTTACTAATATAATAGTTGTTCCTGAACAAGAAAATCCTGATCCTGATTTTTCAACAGTTGGATATCCTAATCCTGAAGATACTAAAGCATTTAAGTATTCTGAAGCATTAGGAAAAAAAGTAGATGCAGATCTTTTAATTGCAACAGATCCTGACTGTGATAGACTGGCTATAGAAGTTAAAGATTCAAATGGAGAATATGTTCCATTTAACGGAAATCAAACTGGAGCTATACTTATAAAATATATTGTTGAAGGTATGAATGAGAAAGGAACTCTTCCTAAAAATGGAGCTATAGTAAAATCTATAGTTACAGGAGATCTTGGAAAAGTTATTGCTGAAAAATATGGAGTTAAAACCTTTGAAGCTTTAACTGGATTTAAGAATATTTGTGGTAGAATTCCTAAGTTTGAATCTACTGGTGAGTATGAATTTATTTTTGGCTATGAAGAAAGTATAGGATATAATGCTAGTACTTTTGTTAGGGATAAAGATGGTGTAAGTTCCTCTATGCTTTTATGTGAAGCTGCAGCTTATTATAAAAGTATTGGAAAAACTTTAATTGATGTACTCAATGAAATCTTTGAAGAATATGGTTACTATAAAGAAAAACAAATTTCCCTTGTACTTGAAGGTATTGAAGGCCAACAAAGAATAGAAAGAATGATGAAAGAATATAGAAAATCTTATCCTAATGAAATAGGAACTATGAAACTTAAAAAGTGCATAGATTTTTTTAATGGATACAAAGATATTGGAGCTTCAAATGTTTTAAAATTCTATCTTGATGATGGAAGTTGGTATGCTGTTCGTCCTTCTGGAACAGAACCAAAAATCAAGATTTACTTATATACTAAGGCAGATACATCTGAAAAAGCTGAAAATAATTTAAAAGTTATGGAAGATGTTATTATATCAAAATTAAACTCTATAAAATAA
- a CDS encoding ABC transporter substrate-binding protein, giving the protein MKKIKKIILVLTLLSVTMFSLTACGKDKNALNVYNWGDYIDESVIKQFEEEYHIKVNYETFATNEDMYVKLKKGGTNYDVVIPSDYMITKMINENMLEKIDMKNISNFKDIPAKFKNLAFDPKNQYSVPYMWGTVGIIYNTKLIKDKIDSWNALWNPKYKDQILMVDSQRDAIAVALKKLGYSINTTNKGELKKAEQELMKQKPLVRAYVGDEVKDLMVDEEGAIAVVWSGDAITMMKNNPNLRYVIPKEGSNLWFDNMVIPKGSSHKKQAELFINFMTRADISLKNVDYIGYSTPNAKTMEMLDDETKNNKAAYPEYEKIKKCEVFIDLGDFIKDYDRAWTEIKVK; this is encoded by the coding sequence GTGAAAAAAATTAAAAAAATCATTTTAGTATTAACTTTATTAAGTGTTACTATGTTTTCATTAACAGCATGTGGAAAAGATAAAAATGCTTTAAATGTTTATAACTGGGGAGATTATATTGATGAGTCAGTAATTAAACAGTTTGAAGAAGAATATCATATAAAAGTAAACTATGAAACTTTTGCTACAAATGAGGACATGTATGTAAAGCTAAAAAAAGGTGGTACTAACTATGATGTAGTAATACCATCAGATTATATGATTACTAAAATGATTAATGAAAATATGTTAGAAAAAATAGATATGAAAAATATATCTAACTTTAAAGATATACCTGCAAAATTTAAAAATCTTGCCTTTGATCCTAAAAACCAATATTCAGTTCCATATATGTGGGGTACTGTAGGTATTATATATAATACTAAGCTTATAAAAGATAAAATAGATAGCTGGAATGCTTTATGGAATCCTAAATATAAGGATCAGATTTTAATGGTTGATAGTCAGAGGGATGCAATAGCAGTTGCTCTTAAGAAATTAGGATATTCTATTAACACTACAAATAAGGGTGAGCTTAAAAAAGCAGAACAAGAACTTATGAAACAAAAACCACTTGTACGTGCATATGTTGGAGATGAAGTTAAAGATCTTATGGTAGATGAAGAAGGGGCTATTGCTGTTGTTTGGTCTGGTGATGCTATCACTATGATGAAAAACAATCCAAATTTAAGATATGTTATTCCAAAGGAAGGAAGTAATCTTTGGTTTGACAATATGGTAATTCCTAAAGGAAGTTCACACAAAAAACAAGCAGAATTATTTATTAATTTCATGACAAGAGCAGATATTTCATTAAAGAATGTAGATTATATCGGATATTCTACTCCAAATGCAAAGACAATGGAAATGTTAGATGATGAAACTAAAAATAATAAAGCAGCTTATCCTGAATATGAAAAAATAAAGAAGTGTGAAGTTTTCATTGATTTAGGAGATTTCATAAAAGATTATGATAGAGCTTGGACGGAAATAAAAGTTAAGTAA
- a CDS encoding ABC transporter permease, whose amino-acid sequence MVSRALKRFYAFLIFIFLYAPIVVLIVFSFNNSKSRAHWDGFTFNWYIELFKDEQILKSLYYTIIIAVLSSVIATVIGTAAAIGINNMKSLSKKIMLNVNYLPVLNPDIVTGVALMSLFIFAKLDLGFLTMLLSHITFNIPYVILAVLPKLRQLPKDTTEAAMDLGATPWYALRKVILPQIKPGIVTGALMAFTMSIDDFVISFFTTGEGVSNLSITIYSMARRGINPKINAISTLLFATVLILLLIINKRSPETKLQGGSGL is encoded by the coding sequence ATGGTAAGTAGAGCTTTAAAAAGATTTTATGCATTTTTAATATTCATATTCCTCTACGCACCAATTGTAGTACTTATAGTTTTTTCTTTTAATAATTCTAAATCAAGAGCCCATTGGGATGGATTTACCTTTAATTGGTATATAGAACTGTTTAAAGATGAGCAGATATTAAAGTCTTTATATTACACTATAATCATTGCAGTGTTATCATCAGTTATTGCAACTGTAATTGGGACTGCAGCAGCTATTGGTATAAATAATATGAAATCTCTTAGTAAAAAGATAATGTTAAATGTTAACTATTTACCGGTGTTAAATCCAGATATAGTAACTGGTGTTGCACTAATGAGTTTATTTATATTTGCTAAACTAGATTTAGGATTTTTAACTATGTTATTATCACATATAACTTTCAATATACCGTATGTAATTTTAGCAGTACTTCCTAAATTAAGACAATTACCTAAGGATACTACTGAAGCTGCTATGGACCTTGGAGCAACTCCATGGTATGCATTAAGAAAGGTTATATTACCTCAAATAAAGCCAGGAATAGTAACAGGTGCTCTTATGGCATTTACTATGTCTATAGATGACTTTGTAATAAGTTTCTTTACAACAGGAGAAGGAGTAAGTAATCTTTCAATAACAATTTATTCTATGGCAAGGAGAGGAATAAATCCAAAAATAAATGCCATTTCTACATTATTATTTGCAACAGTATTAATATTGTTATTAATAATAAATAAGAGATCACCAGAAACTAAGTTGCAGGGAGGAAGTGGACTATAG
- a CDS encoding ABC transporter permease translates to MKKWLSSPYVLWSVLFIVFPLFLVLYFSFTSGDTNAHFTLENYKVLMQPLYLKVFMRSINLALISTVVCFIVGYPMAMILADKEINKTGIAVLLFVVPMWMNFLLRTYSWIAILGKNGFINTFLQYLGLPKLNLLYNSGAIILGMVYNFLPFMVLPIYTVLSKMDKSLIEAASDLGASKVTIFKKVIFPLSLPGVMSGITMVFMPAVSTFVISRLLGGGQYTLLGNLVEQQFLVTGDWHFGSAISIVMMILILISMIIMTKFDGEKAGGGGLW, encoded by the coding sequence ATGAAGAAATGGTTATCATCTCCCTATGTACTTTGGAGTGTTTTATTTATAGTTTTTCCATTATTTTTAGTATTATATTTTAGTTTTACAAGTGGTGACACTAATGCACACTTTACTTTAGAAAATTATAAAGTTCTTATGCAACCACTTTATTTAAAAGTTTTTATGCGTTCCATAAATCTTGCACTTATTTCTACTGTAGTTTGTTTTATAGTAGGATATCCTATGGCAATGATTTTGGCTGATAAGGAAATTAATAAAACAGGTATAGCAGTGCTTTTGTTTGTTGTTCCTATGTGGATGAATTTTTTACTTAGAACATATTCTTGGATTGCTATTTTAGGTAAAAATGGATTTATAAATACTTTTCTTCAGTATTTAGGTTTGCCAAAATTAAATCTTCTATATAATAGTGGTGCTATTATACTAGGAATGGTATACAACTTTTTACCGTTTATGGTATTACCTATATATACTGTATTATCTAAGATGGATAAAAGTCTTATTGAAGCAGCTAGTGATTTAGGTGCAAGTAAGGTTACTATTTTTAAGAAAGTTATATTTCCTCTTAGTTTACCAGGAGTTATGTCGGGAATAACTATGGTATTTATGCCTGCAGTTAGTACGTTTGTAATATCTAGATTGCTAGGTGGTGGACAATATACACTTTTAGGTAATCTTGTAGAACAACAATTTTTAGTTACAGGAGATTGGCATTTTGGTTCAGCGATATCAATTGTAATGATGATTTTAATTTTAATTTCTATGATTATTATGACAAAATTTGATGGCGAAAAGGCAGGAGGTGGAGGACTATGGTAA